A single region of the Populus nigra chromosome 2, ddPopNigr1.1, whole genome shotgun sequence genome encodes:
- the LOC133681786 gene encoding probable serine/threonine-protein kinase WNK11, giving the protein MPAARSNTSERDDEPFVEVDPTGRYGRYNDLLGAGAVKKVYRAFDQHEGIEVAWNQVRLRNFIEDPVLINRLHSEVQLLRTLKNKYIIVCYSVWLDEEDSSLNFITEVCTSGNLRDYRKKHRHVSLKALKKWSKQVLEGLEFLHTHDPCVIHRDLNCSNIFVNGNSGQVKIGDLGFATIVGKSHTAHSILGTPEFMAPELYEEDYTEMVDIYSFGMCLLEMVTMEIPYSECDNVAKIYKKVTSGVKPQALNKVADPEVKAFILKCIAEPRARPSASDLLKDTFFSEVNDGETVPAITA; this is encoded by the exons ATGCCGGCGGCAAGAAGCAATACATCTGAGAGAGACGATGAACCTTTCGTGGAGGTTGATCCGACCGGTCGGTACGGACGGTACAATGATTTGCTAGGTGCAGGTGCAGTGAAGAAGGTATACAGGGCTTTCGACCAACACGAAGGGATTGAGGTGGCTTGGAATCAGGTGCGGTTAAGAAATTTTATAGAGGATCCTGTGCTCATCAATCGGCTTCACTCCGAGGTTCAGTTACTCAGAACATTGAAGAACAAGTACATCATTGTTTGTTATAGTGTTTGGTTGGATGAAGAGGATAGCTCCCTCAATTTTATTACTGAGGTTTGTACTTCTGGGAACTTGAGGGATTACAGGAAGAAACATCGCCATGTGTCTTTGAAAGCTTTGAAGAAGTGGTCTAAGCAAGTTCTTGAGGGGCTGGAATTTCTTCATACTCATGATCCTTGTGTCATTCATAGAGATTTGAATTGCAGTAACATATTCGTCAATGGAAACAGTGGTCAg GTGAAAATTGGGGATCTGGGGTTTGCAACAATAGTGGGGAAAAGCCATACTGCACATTCGATACTAGGCACCCCAGAGTTTATGGCACCGGAACTCTATGAAGAAGATTACACTGAAATGGTGGACATTTACTCTTTCGGAATGTGTTTGCTTGAAATGGTGACGATGGAGATACCATACAGTGAATGTGATAATGTTGCCAAGATATACAAGAAGGTTACCTCTGGAGTAAAGCCTCAAGCTTTGAACAAGGTGGCTGATCCTGAAGTCAAGGCTTTTATATTGAAGTGTATAGCTGAGCCAAGAGCAAGACCTTCAGCTTCCGATCTTCTCAAGGACACCTTCTTTTCTGAGGTCAATGACGGTGAAACTGTACCAGCCATTACCGCTTGA
- the LOC133681785 gene encoding BTB/POZ domain-containing protein At5g48130, with amino-acid sequence MPMETASPKDSSSASSPFSSPSVTALLKIKIISWSQETGLPVSVRVRVGERTFHLHRNPLFYKSGYFKRRLIETTQLELPQSFPGGPETFEMIALFMYGSSTLIDPFNVAALRCAAEFLEMTEEFCSGNLCERFDLYLNQVVLQNWDDTLIVLQRCQTLIPWSEELLIVSRCIESLAFMACMEILDPERRRDRPVVTLEALAGQAWSCEAANEILSQELWIKDLIALPFGFFKRIIGSLRRQGMKEKYVSPIVVFYANKWVLSKKTIQYWESSGERTSDANANDKVSTILQGVLDLLPMREKASRVIPVGFYFALLSRSIGIGLRNDSKVKLQDQIASLLHFAQVEDLLIPSSRVDSDCSSMELATMESIFSTNVSLNMDTNNAPSASNSTVAELWDTFLSHIASDPKMRPKRFMELIETVPISCRQSHDQLYRAMNTFLQTHLDISQEEKGAVCKYLNCQKLSQWACIDAVQNEMMPLRLIVQALFVQQLNTHQAFKECSDSFRYAQSGEFSGSLPSSRCPNTKSQYLADSPYMDGAEPGSRTLSFLLQKDIAVQRCEFSRKEYESTSFRIQNLEQELFSLKKSLQLQKTSKRTETLPTKPQSTKPYGLQSRSLSKNRNPLGHVTGCIGSVNFASQRKYACKLLKIFRRITLFGSRKSNRKPGVSSLWGKPM; translated from the exons ATGCCAATGGAAACTGCAAGCCCCAAAGATAGTTCATCAGCCTCAAGTCCTTTCTCTTCACCTAGCGTGACCGCCCTGTTAAAGATTAAGATCATTTCATG GAGTCAAGAGACTGGTTTGCCTGTTTCTGTTCGAGTTCGAGTTGGTGAGAGAACATTCCACCTTCACAGG AACCCCTTATTTTATAAGAGTGGATACTTCAAGAGACGATTGATCGAAACAACTCAGCTTGAGCTGCCACAGAGTTTCCCTGGAGGACCAGAAACCTTTGAGATGATTGCTTTATTCATGTATGGCTCTTCCACGTTGATTGACCCTTTTAATGTAGCAGCCCTGCGATGTGCAGCAGAGTTCCTTGAAATGACAGAAGAATTCTGCTCTGGCAATCTTTGTGAGCGTTTTGATCTCTATTTAAACCAAGTCGTCTTACAAAATTGGGATGATACCTTGATCGTTCTCCAAAGGTGCCAAACATTGATTCCATGGTCTGAAGAGCTGCTGATTGTTAGCCGCTGCATCGAATCCCTAGCCTTCATGGCTTGCATGGAGATTCTTGACCCTGAGAGGAGAAGAGACAGACCAGTTGTTACACTGGAGGCATTGGCTGGTCAAGCTTGGAGCTGTGAAGCCGCCAATGAGATACTGAGCCAGGAGCTTTGGATCAAAGACCTCATTGCTCTACcatttggattcttcaaaaGGATAATAGGATCCTTGAGGAGGCAaggaatgaaagaaaaatatgtgaGCCCCATCGTTGTCTTCTATGCAAACAAATGGGTACTCTCTAAGAAGACGATACAATACTGGGAGAGCTCTGGTGAGAGAACTAGCGATGCCAACGCAAATGATAAAGTTTCAACGATACTACAAGGCGTGCTTGATTTACTGCCAATGAGAGAGAAGGCCAGTAGAGTGATTCCTGTTGGATTTTACTTTGCATTGCTTTCCAGATCCATTGGCATTGGTTTGAGAAATGACAGCAAGGTAAAGTTGCAAGATCAGATTGCATCTCTTTTACACTTTGCGCAAGTGGAAGATTTACTCATTCCAAGCAGCAGAGTCGACTCAGATTGTTCCAGCATGGAGTTAGCTACGATGGAGAGCATATTTTCAACAAATGTATCGTTGAACATGGACACAAACAATGCTCCTTCAGCTAGTAACTCAACTGTAGCAGAACTATGGGATACATTTCTCTCCCATATAGCTTCTGATCCCAAAATGAGGCCTAAAAGATTCATGGAACTCATTGAAACTGTACCAATATCTTGCAGACAGAGCCATGATCAACTGTACAGAGCAATGAACACTTTCCTGCAG ACACACCTAGACATATCCCAAGAAGAAAAGGGGGCAGTTTGCAAGTACCTCAACTGCCAAAAACTGTCACAGTGGGCATGCATTGACGCAGTTCAAAATGAGATGATGCCATTACGTTTGATTGTCCAGGCTCTTTTTGTACAACAACTGAATACGCACCAAGCGTTCAAAGAATGCTCGGACTCGTTTAGGTATGCACAAAGTGGAGAGTTCTCTGGGAGTCTTCCAAGCTCAAGATGCCCGAACACCAAAAGCCAATATCTAGCAGACAGCCCATATATGGATGGAGCAGAGCCAGGTAGTAGAACATTGAGTTTCTTGCTACAAAAAGACATTGCAGTGCAACGATGTGAGTTCTCTAGAAAAGAATACGAGTCCACAAGCTTTAGAATTCAGAACCTTGAACAagagctgttttccttgaagaagAGCCTTCAATTGCAAAAAACTTCGAAGAGAACAGAAACACTGCCAACCAAGCCACAGAGCACAAAACCGTATGGCTTGCAAAGCAGATCACTAAGCAAGAATAGGAACCCACTTGGGCATGTTACAGGTTGCATTGGTTCGGTGAATTTCGCTTCACAAAGAAAATATGCTTGCAAGCTACTGAAGATCTTTCGCCGGATTACCTTGTTTGGAAGTAGAAAATCCAACAGAAAGCCAGGCGTCTCCAGCCTCTGGGGCAAACCGATGTAG
- the LOC133681509 gene encoding protein MAIN-LIKE 2 — protein MDTNPGPINGCVLYDQDKHVSSAVWDGQERGVLRCHEHTSKLGEWKLSPKQIELVEKAGFGYLRKIPAISLDNPLISALVERWRRETNTFHLSVGEMTVTLQDVALLLGLAIDGKPVIGITHTSCASVCQRLLGKSPDSNYASGGMVKLSWLKEFFSHCSEDAPTEEVERCTRAYLLYLVGSTIFSTTTGNKVPVMYLPLFANFEEAEEFAWGAAALAFLYRALGNACVKSQSTICGCLTLLQCWSYFHLNVGRPKLNRDPIHDHFPFVLRWKGKQSGPTTNRDVVFYRKALDSLKPTDVEWLPYKIMDSTVIPKDIKNTLILGRSKTMLICFDKAERHLPDRCLRQYGMLQPIPEDVERWLRKSRGVDGGVDLSGKMESELNVWMDRQLHIVDGDDAVDEGGYMQWYWKITRKVVGRPISLSSEFQRTISGLREISYLADSFSTKGLDGQQFESISRIRFIAQDCLRDQIESPVTPSAPPQIELGKRSRGKERVRRKGNGKRRRKDEPMEYQEASEDDQPQFYGAVIVADQLHLDQADGEVGQLQSCQADDNFDPQHLSHAADEDFSEELQNMVNQEDDAKPSNATEDINESQPCKDASNENDSQSCQVTIEVNNRKIYGEASKGVNDSQSCEPTNKVNDSQICQETRSDVHDSQLLDASAKVNAS, from the exons ATGGACACGAATCCCGGACCGATTAATGGATGTGTACTGTATGATCAAGACAAGCATGTCTCCTCTGCGGTTTGGGATGGCCAG GAGCGTGGTGTGCTAAGATGCCATGAGCACACGTCCAAGTTGGGTGAATGGAAGCTAAGTCCTAAGCAAATTGAGTTGGTGGAGAAAGCTGGATTTGGTTACTTGAGAAAGATTCCGGCTATTAGTCTTGACAATCCTCTCATATCCGCGCTTGTTGAGAGGTGGAGGAGGGAGACCAACACGTTTCACTTGTCTGTTGGTGAAATGACTGTTACTCTTCAAGATGTTGCTTTGTTGCTTGGACTTGCCATTGATGGGAAGCCTGTTATTGGAATAACACATACCAGTTGTGCCTCGGTTTGCCAAAGGCTTTTAGGGAAATCACCCGATTCTAACTACGCAAGTGGTGGGATGGTGAAGTTAAGTTGGTTGAAGGAGTTCTTTTCTCATTGTTCTGAAGATGCACCTACTGAAGAGGTTGAGCGCTGCACTCGCGCTTATCTTCTCTACCTTGTCGGTAGTACCATATTTTCCACCACCACTGGGAATAAGGTTCCTGTAATGTACCTTCCATTGTTTGCGAATTTTGAAGAAGCTGAGGAGTTTGCCTGGGGAGCAGCAGCATTAGCTTTCTTGTATAGAGCACTCGGCAATGCATGTGTTAAATCTCAGAGTACCATTTGTGGTTGCTTAACACTACTACAG TGTTGGAGCTACTTCCATCTGAATGTGGGCCGACCAAAGCTTAATCGAGACCCCATCCATGATCATTTTCCATTTGTGCTTAGATGGAAGGGAAAACAAAGTGGGCCAACAACAAATCGTGATGTAGTTTTCTACCGCAAGGCACTGGACTCGTTGAAACCAACTGAT GTGGAGTGGCTTCCGTACAAAATTATGGACAGTACTGTAATaccaaaagatataaaaaataccttaattTTAGGGAGATCAAAGACAATGCTAATATGCTTTGACAAGGCAGAACGCCACCTTCCTGATCGTTGCCTTAGGCAATATGGCATGCTTCAACCAATCCCAGAAGATGTGGAGCGGTGGCTGAGAAAGAGTCGAGGAGTTGACGGCGGGGTTGACTTGTCTGGGAAAATGGAGTCTGAGCTTAATGTATGGATGGATCGTCAACTCCATATTGTGGATGGGGATGATGCCGTGGATGAGGGTGGCTACATGCAATGGTACTGGAAAATCACTCGTAAAGTTGTTGGAAGGCCTATATCTCTCTCATCTGAGTTCCAAAGGACG ATCTCTGGTTTAAGAGAAATTTCATATTTAGCGGATTCATTCTCAACAAAAGGGTTGGACGGACAGCAATTTGAGTCAATTTCAAGGATCAGGTTTATTGCACAGGACTGTTTGAGGGACCAGATTGAAAGTCCAGTCACGCCATCAGCACCCCCACAAATTGAACTAGGAAAAAGGTCAAGGGGGAAGGAAAGGGTTAGAAGGAAAGGTAATGGGAAACGCAGGAGAAAGGATGAGCCAATGGAATATCAAGAAGCAAGTGAGGATGACCAGCCTCAGTTTTATGGTGCAGTTATCGTGGCTGATCAGTTACACTTGGACCAGGCAGATGGCGAGGTTGGTCAGTTACAGTCATGCCAGGCAGATGATAATTTTGATCCTCAACATCTGTCTCATGCAGCTGATGAGGATTTTAGCGAAGAGTTACAAAATATGGTTAATCAGGAAGATGATGCAAAGCCTAGCAATGCTACAGAGGACATCAATGAGTCTCAGCCTTGTAAAGACGCTAGCAATGAGAATGACTCCCAGTCATGTCAAGTGACTATTGAAGTCAACAACAGAAAAATATATGGTGAGGCAAGTAAAGGGGTCAATGATTCCCAATCTTGTGAGCCAACTAATAAGGTGAATGACTCACAGATTTGTCAGGAAACGAGAAGTGATGTTCATGATTCTCAGCTTCTTGATGCATCAGCCAAGGTCAATGCCTCATGA